DNA sequence from the Caminibacter pacificus genome:
AACAAAACCGGTAAGAGATAGTAGAGACTTATCAATCGCTTACTCACCTGGTGTTGCTATTCCTTGTCTTGAAATCGACAAAGACGAAGAACTTGCATACACTTACACAAACAAAGCTAACCTTGTAGCTGTAGTATCTGATTCTACTGCGGTATTAGGACTTGGTACTCTTAAACCTGTAGCTGGTAAACCTGTTATGGAAGGTAAAGCGGTACTATTCAAAAAATTCGCATTTATCGATGCTTATGACATTATGTTAAAAGAAAGAGACCCTGACAAAATCGTAGAAATCGTTGAAGCAATTTCTCCGACATTCGGTGGTATCAACCTTGAAGACATTAAAGCGCCTAAATGTTTCGACATCGAAAAAAACGCTCAAGCAAGATGTGATATTCCTGTATTCCACGACGACCAACACGGAACTGCTATTATCTCTTCTGCGGCTATTATCAACTGGTGTAAACTTGAAGGTAAAAAACTTGAAGACCTTAGAGTTGTAGTAATCGGTGCTGGTGCTGCCGGACTTGCAGCGGCTGAAATGTATAAGGCTCTCGGAATCAAAAATATGGTTCTAACTGATAGTAGAGGTCCTGTAACTACAAAAAGAGACGACCTAAACAAATATAAACAACCTTGGGCGGTTGACGAAGACCTTGAAACACTGGCTGACGCACTAAAAGGTGCCGATGTTGTAGTAGGTAACTCAGTAGCGAATTGTATTACTCAAGATATGGTTAAAACACTTGCACCAAACGCACTACTTCTAACTCTTGCAAACCCGGATCCTGAAATCAAACCTGAACTTGCTCTGGAAGTAAGACCTGACCTTTACATCGGTACAGGTAGAAGTGACTACCCTAACCAAGTAAATAACGTTTTAGGATTCCCGTTCATCTTCAGAGGTGCGCTTGATACTCACGCAAAAGCAGTAAATATGGAAATGAAAATCGCAGCTGCTTACGCACTTGCCGACCTTGCTGAAAAACCTGTTCCACAATACGTAAAAGACGCTTATGGTGGAGCGGACTTAAAATTTGGAAAAGATTACATCCTTCCAAAACCATTCGATAGAAGAGTATTCGTTGACGAATCTGTAGCGGTTGCAAGAGCTGCGCTTGAGAGCGGTGTTGCGAGAATTAAAGTTGATGATATCGATAAATGGGTAGAAGGATACAAACAACACCTAATCAATATGCTAAAAGAAAAAGAAGGTATCGATTACGACGCAAAATAATCCTCTTTTTCTTCTTTTTTTTACATTTCGCCTATCATCATAAATCCACCTAATACCCAACACCTATTGCCTTACACCTAAAACCTATTACCTTATGCCTATTAACATTACCCAATCCGAAACCTATCACCTAACACCTGTAACCAAAACCCTAATACTTAACACCTTACACCCATCACCCAACACTTATACCTAAAACCTTATACCATCACTTACATATAACCCAATACCAATCATCCGATATCTCAACTTGACAAAAATTACATATAACCTATCTTCAAATGCTTAACAACCAATACCCATTACCCAAGACCAATACCTAACACCCTACACCCAAAACATAAAATCCAATACCTATTACCTTTTACCTACCACCCAAAACACTACACCTAAAACCCAATACCTGTTACCCAACACCTTAAACCTAAAACCTAACACTCAACACCTTAAACCCAATACCTGTTACCAAATCCCCCAACACCTCCATTACCAAATACCCAACACTTTAAACCTAAACCCAACTAATATCTTTACCAATTCAATCATCCCCATAACTTAACATAATAATCTTACTCTACTTTTATTTGCCCTTTTCATATGCTATAATCGCCTCAAAAAAGGACAACTATGACAAAAATTGCAATAGTTACGATGAGCGATAGAGCAAGCCAAGGAATCTATGAAGATAAAAGCGGAAAAGAGATAGAAAAATTCTTAAGCGAAAACATAACAAACGACTATGAAATCGTTTATAGATTAATCCCGGACGATTACGACACAATCGTAAAAACACTAAAAGAACTTGTCGATATGAACTGCTCCCTAATCCTAACAACAGGCGGAACGGGACCCGCACCAAGAGACGTCACGCCCGAAGCTACAAAAGAGGTAATCGAAAAAGAACTACCCGGATTCGGAGAGCTTATGAGAATGCACAGCCTAAAATACGTCCCTACTTCAATCCTTGCCAGAGGTACCGCAGGTGTCGTTAAAAAAAGCTTCATTCTAAACCTACCGGGAAGCCCTAAAGCTATCAAAGAAAACCTCGAAGCCGTATGGGCTGCTATTCCGTACGCTATAGATTTAATCGGCGGTAATTATATCGAATCCCCTACCGCATTCAGACCTAAGAAAAAATAATGAAACTCACAAAAGAGATTATTATCTCAATTGCGGCGTTAATCGCCTTTGCTTTTACGCCGCTTTTTAATAAAATTTCTCAAAACTATATCGATAATTCCCTAAAACAAGCCGCCGTTTCATATGCTATAACAAGAAGTATCAACGCAGCAGTCTCAATCGTTCAAAACTCATCCGTATCTCTTGGCGTAGGAATACAAGGAAACGTTGCAATCGGAGAAGCTCTCGACCCGATAAACGACGCTACCGAAAGATTCTCAGACCTTTTAACTCTAAGTATTTGGACTTTAGGAGCTGAAAAAGTACTTTTCGAACTATCTAATTTACCGCTTTTTATTGCTATAGTGATAGTTTTGGCACTGATAAATATCTATTTTAAGTCGAAATTTTTATCAAAACTCTTAATTTTAATGATAGTCCTTAAAATTTTTATTCCATTTAGCAGCGCCGTATCGTTTTATTCCGACAAATATCTATTTTCCCCGCAGATTCAAAAAATAAACAAAGAGCTAAAACCATACGTAAAAGAGATAAAAATAGAACAAAAAAACCAAAGTTTTTGGGATAGAATAAAACAAAAAGCCACAACATTCGAAGAGATTAAAGCATACGCAGCCTATTACCTAAGCAATACCGCAAAAATCATTAACGCACTGATAAATTTAGGTTCGATTTATCTTGGAAAGTTACTTTTGAATATTTTAATACTACCGCTGATATTCGTATATATCGTAAAAAATATAAGGTTAGAGTAAAGCTTCGATTTTGTTTTCGAGTTCTCTGATTTTTCTTTTTAGCTGGTCGTTTTCGACTCTTAGCTGAGCGTTTCTGTTTTTGATAGCTTTTAGGTCGTTTTTGAGCTTATTTACCTCTTCATCCAAAAGCTCTAAGTTTCCAAGTGAGCGTTGCAGTTGGATTTGGTATTTTTTTATAAGAAGTTCGGCCTCGTTCAAAGCAGCTTGAAGCTGCTTTTTTTGAGTGTTTGTTTTTTCGTAAAGATGTTTGTAATAAAACATCTTAAAGAGCAATATCAAAATTACTAAAATTACAATGGTTAGAAAAATCCAATTAAATATCAATTTTTTCTACCCTTCTTAAATGTCTTCCGCCTTCGAAATCGTGAGTGAGCCATGCTTCGAGGATAGATTCTATCACACCAAGTCCTACGATTCTCGCTCCGAAGCATAAAATATTGGCGTCATTGTGTCTTCTTGCCATTTCCGCTGTATAGTAGTCGTGGCATAATGCGGCTCTGATGCCTTTGTGTTTGTTTGCGGCAAGACTCATTCCAATACCGCTACCGCAAATCAAAATCCCCATACTTCCGGGATTTGCAAGGACGGCTTCGGCTACTTTGTGAGCATAATCGGGATAATCCACACTCTCTTTTGAGTACGTTCCCAAATCTTCTACTTCGATGCCTCTTTTTTCAAGATATTCGATAACGAAAGGTTTTACTTCGAATCCGGCATGGTCGGTACCGATAAAATATTTCATTTGCTCCCTTTTTTTACTACAATTATACAAAAAAAGGAAAATTTATGAAACTCGGAGTAAATATCGACCATATCGCGACGTTAAGAAACGCCCGCAGAATTAACGAACCCGACCCTTTAATGGCTCTTGAAATCCTAAAAGAAGCCGGTGCCGACCAAGTAACCATCCACCTCAGAGAAGACAGACGTCATATTACCGATTTCGATGCACAAAGAATAGTTCAAAACAGCTTTTTACCCGTAAATATGGAATGTTCGATAAATCCTGAAATTATTGATATTATCTGCACTCTAAAACCTCACAGAGCTACATTGGTACCCGAAAGAAGAGAAGAAGTCACTACCGAAGGCGGTCTTGATGTTGTGAAATTCGAAAAAGAGATAAAAAACGCAATAGAAAAACTCCACAAAAACGATATTGAAGTTTCATTATTTATAGACCCCGATACAAAACAAATAGAAAAAAGCGCGGAATTAAAAGCCGAAATGATAGAACTACACACCGGAAGGTATGCAAACTTATTCTTAGCGCTTAACACAAACATCAACGAAACACCTTTTAAAATTTTTGAAAATTTAGATAGAAAAACTCTAAAAAAAGAACTCGAATTGGAACTAAAACTCCTAAAAGACGCCACACTTTACGCAAACGACCTAAATCTTGAGGTAGCTGCCGGCCACGGGCTAAATTATCAAAACGTAAAAGAAATAGCAAACATAAAAGAAATCGTAGAACTGAATATCGGGCATAGTATCATTGCAAATTCGGTATTCTTGGGACTAAAAGAAGCTATCATAAAAATGAAAAAACTCATCTCTTCTTAACTCCCTCTCTTTCTCGGATAAATTTTATATCATTTTAATATCATCCTTTGTCACTACAATAATCTTGCAAAAACACAATAAAGGAACAGAATGAAAAAAACACTTTTAGCATTAGCATTTGCTCTTTCAAGCTTAATGGCTATCGATTTTAATACGGCTTCAAAAGCTGAACTTATGAAAGTAAAAGGTATCGGACCTAAAAAAGCGGAAGCTATCATCCAATACAGAAAAACTCACAAAATCAAAAGTATTAACGACCTTAAAAACATCAAAGGTTTCAACAGCAAAACAATCAGCAAAATCAAAAATCAAAAAAGCGCACTAAAAGATAAAGCAAACGCAAAAAAAGCCGCTCTAAAAAACAAAAAATCAAAAATGAAAGCAAAAATGAACTCAAAAAAAGAAGCTTTAAAAAACAAAAAAGCAAAACTAAACGCAAAAAAATCTCAACTTAAAAAAATGAAAAAAGAGAAAATGGAAAAATTAGACAGCAAAAAATCAGCTTTCAAAAATAAAGTAAAATTCTAAGCGAACCTTTCGCTTAGTTTTTCTACTTTTCTACAAAATTCTCAATAATACTACTACAAATTAAATAATTTCAAAAAATTCAAGTTTAACACATATGTTTATTCGGGAAAATTTAAAAGAAAAGGAGAGATTAGTTTAAGATTTTTGTAAATCCGCCGCCGACTTCTTTGTTTTTATGTCCAAGTCCGCAGCCAACCGCAGTAAATGCAAGTTTTTGTGAAATTTCGTCTTCTTTAGGGTTGATTAAAACTTTGTAACCGAAATATTTTTTATCGTCATACATATAACTAAAAGGTTTTTCGTTTTTGATATTCATAATTTTAATAAAAGACTTAACGTCTTCAAGTTTTTCTCCGAAGTTTCTTTCGTATTTTTCTACTAAATCGTCAAGAATTAATTTTTCAAGCAGTTCAAAATCACCGCTTGATTTAAACGTCCAGAAAATATTTTCGTCAATTAAAACGAATGCAGGGTTTAAAGTATACAATGTATTAATCGGCTGAAAACTGCTTGTAAAAGTGTAGATGTTTTTTGTTTTGAAGTGTTCGTTTTCAAAATCGAGTAGGTTTTTTACCGCTTTGTCGATGAATTCTTGAGAGAAACTTCTAAGTGCGATTACTCCGTCGTATTCGAACATTCCCTCGCTGTTCGCTTTACCTAAATTCGAAAAAACATAGTCGTAGTTTTCACTATCGCTTACCGCTTCTTTGATGTAATTTGAGATTAACTCCGGTGCGTATTGGAAATGTACCGGTTTTTTTAGTTCAACACTGATTTTTGCTTCGATGTACTTCATCTTCTCCTCTTTTTTGTTTTTTTATTTGAAATCATACCAACGCAAAATGACATTAAAAAGACATTAAACGAAAATTTTTCTTAATTGAAATTATTGAATCAATATTCAAAAACTAAACTTCTTTATCTCTAAATCTTCAGAAAAATCGACATAATAAAGCACTTCTTTGCACTCCCCTATCAAACATTTAAGTCCCGACATCGAAGCAATCGAACCGATTAAATTTACCATAGGAGGCAGCTGGCCTTTGACTTCGTGAGCTTTTGTAGCAAATATCTCAAAAGAAGTTTTTCTAAAAACACCGACTTGACCTCTTGTCTCTTCAACACTCGCATATATCCAAGGAATCTTTTTAGCTTTCGCGAAAGAATCTATCTTTTTTCTTACTTCAAAATTATCGGTCGCATCAAAAACCAAATCGACATCAATTTTCATATTTTCATCAAACATCCCCTCAAGTGCAATAATTTCGGTATTTTCGCATCTATTTATCTTCTCGCAAAGGGTTTTTGATTTGCTTTTTCCGATATCTGCTTTTGAAAACTGAAATTGACGATGAATATTGTGAAGCTCTATCGTATCATAGTCTATCAAGTAGATTTTACGAAGCCCGATACAAGAAATAGTAGTGGCGATTATATTCCCAAGCCCCCCACACCCGACTATCAATACGCTTTTTTCAGATAACTTTTCTTGATTTTTTTCACCTATTACTTCGATTTGCCTTCTAAACATATACCCTCTTTTTGTAAATTATAACAAATAAATGATTTACTCCCCTATTAAATTCATAATGAGTTTAATTATCAAATCTTTTTCATTCGGATTTGAATGGGCTATCAAAAGAGCAAGTGATACAAGAGCGTTGGAATTGATTTTAAGCTCACCGTTTTCATCATACAAATAATTATTTTTACTCAAAAAAAATACGAACATAAAAGCGCCTATTCTTTTGTTTCCGTCCACAAACGGATGGTCTTTTACAATGTAATAAAACAGATTTGCGGCTTTTTCTTCAATAGTAGGTAATAAATCAACACTACCGAATGTCTGGTAAATATTACGGATAATACCTTTAAAGCTGTTTTCCCTTTCCTGTCCGAATAGCTCGGTTGCTTCTTTTTTGTTTATAAGCTCATTTTTTAATTTTTCTATTTCTCTAACCGCTTCATAATAATCAAGTATAAATTTTGCTTCTTTACCTTTTGGGATTTCGAGTCTATTTTCATCAAATTGATTCAGTAAAATCCAGCTTTTTGCGTATTTTGTGATAATATCAAGAAATCCTTTTGCCTCAATTTCATTTAAATTTTGCTTAATTGCTTTTTGTAAAAGCTCAATTTCCTGCTTAAATTCATTAAAGTTTTGCTCCAACCTTTTTTGATTTAGAGCATATCCTTTTAAAATATAATCTTTCAAAATTTTCGTAGCCCATTGTCTGAATTTCGTTGCTTTTTTACTGTTTACCCTGTATCCCACCGAGATTATTACGTCAAGATTGTAATATTCAATATTTCTTGAAACTTTTCTGTTTCCTTCCATTTTAACTGTTCGGAATTTCCGAACAGTTGATTCTCTGTTTAATTCACCACTTTCAAAAATGTTTTTTAAGTGTTCGCTAATAGTAGATTTTGCAGTTCCAAAAAGCTCACACATCTGCTTTTGCGTAATCCATACCGTTTCGTTTTCCACTTTTGTCTCAATCTCAATTTCCCCGTCTATAAATTTTACAATATCTTTCATAAAAATCCCTAAAATATATTTTATTTGACAATAGTAACAAAGAAAAATAATAAAGTCTATTTTTTTAGAAATAGCTCTCTGACTCTAACATTTCAATACTACAAATGTATCGGTGTTATTAGCACCTCCTCAATTTTTTCTCTTACAATTTCTTTATTTCAATACTCCAAATGTATCGGTGTTATTAAATACACAAATAGCGGCAAATCCCTTGCCGTGTTATTTCAATACTCCAAATGTATCGGTGTTATAAAAAATGAGTATGAAAATGACGCACTAAGGGCTATATTTCAATACTCCAAATGTATCGGTGTTATTGTTCTAGATGAGTGTCATAATTTTTTGGCTAAAGAATTTCAATACTCCAAATGTATCGGTGTTATTAGACAATCTAAATTACCGTTCGGAATCCAAGTTATTATTTCAATACTCCAAATGTATCGGTGTTATTAAATAAGCAAAAAGAAAATGAAACGCTTAAAACA
Encoded proteins:
- a CDS encoding malic enzyme-like NAD(P)-binding protein, with the translated sequence MANKPTFTKEEALEYHAKPVPGKIAIEVTKPVRDSRDLSIAYSPGVAIPCLEIDKDEELAYTYTNKANLVAVVSDSTAVLGLGTLKPVAGKPVMEGKAVLFKKFAFIDAYDIMLKERDPDKIVEIVEAISPTFGGINLEDIKAPKCFDIEKNAQARCDIPVFHDDQHGTAIISSAAIINWCKLEGKKLEDLRVVVIGAGAAGLAAAEMYKALGIKNMVLTDSRGPVTTKRDDLNKYKQPWAVDEDLETLADALKGADVVVGNSVANCITQDMVKTLAPNALLLTLANPDPEIKPELALEVRPDLYIGTGRSDYPNQVNNVLGFPFIFRGALDTHAKAVNMEMKIAAAYALADLAEKPVPQYVKDAYGGADLKFGKDYILPKPFDRRVFVDESVAVARAALESGVARIKVDDIDKWVEGYKQHLINMLKEKEGIDYDAK
- the mog gene encoding molybdopterin adenylyltransferase — translated: MTKIAIVTMSDRASQGIYEDKSGKEIEKFLSENITNDYEIVYRLIPDDYDTIVKTLKELVDMNCSLILTTGGTGPAPRDVTPEATKEVIEKELPGFGELMRMHSLKYVPTSILARGTAGVVKKSFILNLPGSPKAIKENLEAVWAAIPYAIDLIGGNYIESPTAFRPKKK
- the rpiB gene encoding ribose 5-phosphate isomerase B, giving the protein MKYFIGTDHAGFEVKPFVIEYLEKRGIEVEDLGTYSKESVDYPDYAHKVAEAVLANPGSMGILICGSGIGMSLAANKHKGIRAALCHDYYTAEMARRHNDANILCFGARIVGLGVIESILEAWLTHDFEGGRHLRRVEKIDI
- a CDS encoding pyridoxine 5'-phosphate synthase, which codes for MKLGVNIDHIATLRNARRINEPDPLMALEILKEAGADQVTIHLREDRRHITDFDAQRIVQNSFLPVNMECSINPEIIDIICTLKPHRATLVPERREEVTTEGGLDVVKFEKEIKNAIEKLHKNDIEVSLFIDPDTKQIEKSAELKAEMIELHTGRYANLFLALNTNINETPFKIFENLDRKTLKKELELELKLLKDATLYANDLNLEVAAGHGLNYQNVKEIANIKEIVELNIGHSIIANSVFLGLKEAIIKMKKLISS
- a CDS encoding ComEA family DNA-binding protein: MKKTLLALAFALSSLMAIDFNTASKAELMKVKGIGPKKAEAIIQYRKTHKIKSINDLKNIKGFNSKTISKIKNQKSALKDKANAKKAALKNKKSKMKAKMNSKKEALKNKKAKLNAKKSQLKKMKKEKMEKLDSKKSAFKNKVKF
- a CDS encoding HesA/MoeB/ThiF family protein; translated protein: MFRRQIEVIGEKNQEKLSEKSVLIVGCGGLGNIIATTISCIGLRKIYLIDYDTIELHNIHRQFQFSKADIGKSKSKTLCEKINRCENTEIIALEGMFDENMKIDVDLVFDATDNFEVRKKIDSFAKAKKIPWIYASVEETRGQVGVFRKTSFEIFATKAHEVKGQLPPMVNLIGSIASMSGLKCLIGECKEVLYYVDFSEDLEIKKFSF
- the rhuM gene encoding RhuM family protein, whose translation is MKDIVKFIDGEIEIETKVENETVWITQKQMCELFGTAKSTISEHLKNIFESGELNRESTVRKFRTVKMEGNRKVSRNIEYYNLDVIISVGYRVNSKKATKFRQWATKILKDYILKGYALNQKRLEQNFNEFKQEIELLQKAIKQNLNEIEAKGFLDIITKYAKSWILLNQFDENRLEIPKGKEAKFILDYYEAVREIEKLKNELINKKEATELFGQERENSFKGIIRNIYQTFGSVDLLPTIEEKAANLFYYIVKDHPFVDGNKRIGAFMFVFFLSKNNYLYDENGELKINSNALVSLALLIAHSNPNEKDLIIKLIMNLIGE